The nucleotide window GCGCAGGCGGCCCGATCCTGCTCGGCAAGAGTTACGATGCGCGGCTCGTCGCGCTGCAAAGCTTTCTGTCGCGCAATGGCCATCCCCATTCGGTCATCAACGAGCGCGACGAAGAAGCGCTCGGCCTTATCGAACAGTTCGGCGCGCAGCCCGAAGACCTGCCGCTCGTGATCTGCCCCGACGGCCGCGTGCTGCGCCGTCCGAGCGATCCGGAACTCGCTTCGTGCCTCGGTCTGCTGCCCGACCTCGACGAGAAACACGTGTACGACGTTGCCATCGTCGGCGCGGGCCCCGCCGGCCTCGCGACAGCCGTCTATGCGGCGTCCGAAGGACTGTCCGTCATCGTGCTCGACAGCCGCGCGCCAGGCGGCCAGGCGGGCGCGAGTTCGCGCATCGAAAACTATCTCGGCTTTCCGACCGGCATCTCCGGTCAGGCGCTCGCGGGCCGCGCCTTCGTGCAGGCGCAGAAGTTCGGCGCGCACGTCGCGATTCCGCTGAAGGTGAAAGCGCTGCATTGCGAAGAGCGGCCGCATCGGCTCGAACTGACCTGCAACGCCGGCATCCGGCACGGCAACGTGCGTGCGCATGCCGTGGTGATCGCAAGCGGCGCCGTGTACCGCCGTCCGTCGATCGAAGGGCTCGACCGTTTCGATGGCCGCGGCATCTACTACTGGGCGTCGCCGGTCGAAGCCAAGCTCTGCAAGCACCAGGAGGTTGTCGTGGTGGGCGGCGGCAACTCGGCGGGGCAAGGCATCGTCTATCTTGCGTCGCACGCGGCGCACGTTCACGTGCTGATCCGCCGCAGCGGCTTCGAAGCGACGATGTCGCGCTACCTGATCGACCGGATCCGTTCGCTGCCGAATGTGACCGTCCATCCGCAGTCGGAAATCGGCTGGCTCGATGCGGACGACAGCGGCCTGTCGACGATCGGCTTGAAGTCGCCGCTGCCGAACGGCCAGGACCGCTTCGAATCGCGGCATCTGTTCCTGTTCACGGGCGCCGATCCGAATACCGCATGGTTGCGCACGTGCGGCGTGCAGCTCGATGCGAAGGGCTTCGTGCTGACCGGTGCAGATTCGGCTTGCGATCTCGTCACTTCGGTCGAAGGCGTGTACGCGATCGGCGATGCGCGCGCCGGATCGACGAAACGCGTTGCGGCCGCGGTCGGCGAAGGCGCGGCCGTGGTCGCGCAGATCCATCAGATGCTCGCCGTGGCGAACGGCGAAGCGATCGCGCTCGGCGCGTAAGCACACGAAAAACGTAAGCACGCAAAAAGCGCCTGATAAGCGCGGCATCGTCAGCGTCGGAGGCCGCGATCGAAGGCCGCGGTCCAAGCCGCGGCCTAGTGCGCAGTCGGATCGGCAGTGGAGCGCGCCGCGGCGCTCAGCCTTCTTCAACTCACCTTCAGTGCTCGACCTTTGCGCGCAATTCGCGAGCCGTTTCGAGCAGACCTTCATAGCCCGCGCGAGCGTGCTCGGGTAGATCGGGATCGCCGACCAGCGTGCCGAGCGTCTCGATCAGGCTATACAGAATGCCGCGTGCCGCGCTGATCGCGATATGGCCGGACTGCACCATTTCGCCCACATGGGTGACTGCTGCGTCGAGATGTTCGAGGTCGGGGTGTTCGGCGTCAGGCGCGCCGCTTTCGGGCCGTTTTTCAGGTGCATCGCCAGTCATGGTGGTGTGCCGTTTCGGTTAGTCCATCGTGGATCGGAAGCGTTGTTTTCGTTATATACCGATCGCACGCAGCCGTCACGCGCGCGATCGCACGCTTTCGATCGACGGGGCGCGACAGCCGGTCGCATCCCGCGCGCGAACCCGCGACAGCGGAAAGCGCGAGCCCCGATATGGGCCCGCACCCGCGATCTGACCGCGACTAGCGCAAGCGGCGCGTAGCGGTCCTCAAGGCTTCCATTGATACACGACGATCTTCGCGCGTGCGTCGTCTTCGACCAGCACGTCGTACTCGCCGTTCGAGCGCAATGTCGCGCTGATGCCAAGTTCGACGTCGACCTGCCCGCTCGTGTTGCCAACCGTCGCGCCGGGCGTCATATACCCGATCTCCTGCCCCGTGCTCGCGTCGTAGACGTCGATCCTCTGCGTATAGAGTTGCGCAACGAAC belongs to Paraburkholderia sp. SOS3 and includes:
- a CDS encoding FAD-dependent oxidoreductase gives rise to the protein MLVATRDGEGQASEVVAEAPYSTLSTRRHQMFPTLTPAEIDRVRNFGDLNHWHAGEFLFRTGHNGPGMIVMLSGTVRITQRDGLGREHLVVEHEGAGQFLAEVGQLSGKRALVDGIAMKPVSAVLIPPERLRALIIAEAELGERIMRALILRRVALIEKGAGGPILLGKSYDARLVALQSFLSRNGHPHSVINERDEEALGLIEQFGAQPEDLPLVICPDGRVLRRPSDPELASCLGLLPDLDEKHVYDVAIVGAGPAGLATAVYAASEGLSVIVLDSRAPGGQAGASSRIENYLGFPTGISGQALAGRAFVQAQKFGAHVAIPLKVKALHCEERPHRLELTCNAGIRHGNVRAHAVVIASGAVYRRPSIEGLDRFDGRGIYYWASPVEAKLCKHQEVVVVGGGNSAGQGIVYLASHAAHVHVLIRRSGFEATMSRYLIDRIRSLPNVTVHPQSEIGWLDADDSGLSTIGLKSPLPNGQDRFESRHLFLFTGADPNTAWLRTCGVQLDAKGFVLTGADSACDLVTSVEGVYAIGDARAGSTKRVAAAVGEGAAVVAQIHQMLAVANGEAIALGA